A region of Struthio camelus isolate bStrCam1 chromosome 30, bStrCam1.hap1, whole genome shotgun sequence DNA encodes the following proteins:
- the ACKR1 gene encoding atypical chemokine receptor 1 has product MGNCIPVTPSVLVNETSLDFTDIMENLSYSEEYLSSLDYANVKPCHNQYCLIFQSTAPVFLAIACTLAALSNGALLVALAKCPHIWSQPHRKALVAQLMVGTGLFTLLLPSFAAGIQHGWHLGPGLCKLAHVLWHWSLFAQGLLVASSLCSTTWSRWDPLSRRLAVVVWLGALLLATPAAFTSGTVAAPEVVCILRNVEILSGVYLAHLILCLGLFLLLPAALALGSLAMPRLRKGWEPGTCMLWLFFGLWAPYSVGLAVDFLLQAQLLQLSCSTFEQFDLMLGLCQALGILHCCLGPLLLLAAGLYRHRTGPSSRG; this is encoded by the exons ATGGGCAACTGCATCCCTGTG ACCCCCAGTGTCCTGGTGAACGAGACCTCCTTGGATTTCACAGACATCATGGAAAATCTCTCCTACAGCGAGGAGTACCTCAGCAGTTTGGACTATGCCAACGTCAAGCCCTGCCACAACCAATACTGCCTCATCTTCCAGAGCACGGCCCCCGTCTTCCTGGCCATAGCCTGCACCTTGGCGGCCCTCAGCAACGGGGCACTGCTAGTGGCCTTGGCCAAGTGCCCCCACATATGGAGCCAGCCCCACCGCAAAGCCTTGGTGGCTCAGCTGATGGTTGGCACCGGCCTCTTCACCCTCTTGCTGCCTTCCTTCGCTGCAGGCATCCAGCACGGCTGGCacctggggccagggctgtgcaAGCTCGCCCATGTGCTGTGGCACTGGAGCCTCTTTGCCCAGGGGCTGCTGGTGGCCAGTAGCTTGTGCAGCACCACGTGGAGCCGCTGGGACCCCCTGAGCCGGCGGCTGGCCGTGGTGGTGTGGttgggagctctgctgctggcaacCCCAGCTGCCTTCACCAGCGGCACGGTGGCGGCGCCAGAGGTGGTCTGCATCCTCCGGAACGTGGAAATCCTCTCCGGGGTGTACCTGGCCCATCTCATCCTCTGCCTGGGCCTcttcctgctgctcccagcagccctggccctgggctcACTGGCCATGCCGCGGCTCCGGAAGGGCTGGGAGCCGGGGACCTGCATGCTCTGGCTCTTCTTTGGCCTCTGGGCGCCCTACAGTGTGGGGCTCGCCGTGGACTTCCTGCTGCaagcccagctgctgcagctcagctgcagcaCCTTCGAGCAGTTCGACCTCATGCTGGGGCTCTGCCAAGCCCTGGGCATCCTGCACTGCTGCCTGGGGCCGCTGCTGCTCCTTGCTGCAGGGCTTTATCGCCACAGGACAGGACCCAGTAGCAGAGGCTGA